A single region of the Anguilla rostrata isolate EN2019 chromosome 11, ASM1855537v3, whole genome shotgun sequence genome encodes:
- the edem1 gene encoding ER degradation-enhancing alpha-mannosidase-like protein 1 isoform X1, with protein sequence MQWRSLVVGLLLLRLVVSCILWLTFGLGPSWGFNFPIKFNFNLHKLELFRENDGTDAKTNTWLNQLHRNGNLHHSTCSKNTGNSPKSYLSLLEDGRDEYARKYGSFPDNLKSKMRGMAKEMFYFGYENYMKYAFPEDELNPIDCRGRGPDVLNPSNININDVLGNYSLTLIDTLDTLLVLGNVSEFHRAVKLVIDTVSFDKDSTVQVFEANIRILGGLISAHILLTDSKQPFGNVGLEDYDNELLHLAHDLAVRLLPAFENTSTGIPYPRVNLKSGVPPDSINETCTAGAGSLLVEFGILSRLIGDSTFEWVARRAVRALWSLRSNETGLLGNVVNIQTGQWVSKQSGLGAGMDSFYEYLLKSYILFGEKEDYTMFNAAYESIQNHLRRGREECNEGEGDPPLYVNVNMFNGQIMNTWIDSLQAFFPGLQVLMGDVENAICLHAFYYAIWKRFGALPERYNWQLQAPDVLFYPLRPELVESTYLLYQATKNPFYLHVGMDILESIEKYTKVRCGYATLHHVVDKSKEDRMESFFLSETCKYLYLLFDEDNPLHKSENKYIFTTEGHVVPIDKRFREKQWKDMLPCEEAVLSDQDRAQPPANTSNCERIPDERRYALPLKSVYMRQIDQMVGLL encoded by the exons ATGCAATGGAGGTCATTAGTAGTTGGTCTTCTCTTGTTAAGACTGGTTGTCAGTTGTATTCTATGGCTTACGTTTGGTTTGGGACCTAGTTGGGGGTTCAACTtcccaataaaatttaatttcaatttgcaCAAACTAGAGCTCTTCAGAGAGAACGACGGGACAGACGCCAAGACTAATACGTGGTTAAATCAATTGCATAGGAATGGAAACTTACACCACAGCACCTGCTCCAAAAACACTGGAAACTCACCTAAGTCCTATCTCAGCCTTCTGGAGGATGGCAGGGACGAGTATGCGAGGAAGTACGGTTCTTTTCCAGATAATTTGAAGTCAAAGATGAGGGGTATGGCCAAGGAGATGTTTTATTTCGGATATGAAAACTACATGAAATACGCGTTTCCAGAGGACGAGCTCAACCCCATTGACTGCCGAGGAAGAGGACCGGATGTCCTCAACCC GTCAAACATCAACATCAATGATGTCTTGGGAAACTATTCTCTGACCCTCATTGACACTCTTGACACTCTGTTG GTCCTGGGGAACGTGTCCGAGTTTCACAGAGCTGTGAAGTTGGTGATCGACACTGTGTCCTTTGACAAAGACTCCACCGTCCAAGTGTTTGAGGCAAACATAAG GATCCTGGGCGGCCTCATCTCTGCTCACATCCTCCTTACCGACTCCAAGCAGCCATTTGGAAATGTGGGCCTGGAGGATTACGACAATGAGCTCTTGCATCTGGCACATGACTTAGCCGTCCGACTACTGCCCGCCTTTGAGAACACCAGCACAGGCATCCCCTACCCCAGG GTTAACCTGAAGAGTGGTGTTCCCCCGGACAGCATTAACGAGACCTGCACGGCCGGGGCCGGCTCCTTGCTGGTGGAGTTTGGTATTCTTAGCCGTCTCATTGGAGACTCCACATTCGAATGGGTGGCCCGACGGGCTGTCAGGGCCCTGTGGAGCTTGAGGAGCAATGAGACGGGCCTGCTAG GAAATGTAGTCAACATCCAGACCGGCCAGTGGGTGAGCAAGCAGAGTGGACTAGGGGCGGGAATGGACTCCTTCTATGAGTACCTGCTCAAGTCCTACATCCTGTTTGGAGAGAAGGAAGACTACACAATGTTCAATGCTGCCTATGAGAGCATTCAGAACCATCTGAGAAGAGG GCGGGAGGAGTGTAATGAAGGGGAAGGGGATCCTCCGCTCTATGTCAACGTGAACATGTTCAACGGGCAGATCATGAACACCTGGATCGACTCTCTGCAGGCCTTCTTTCCAGGGCTTCAG GTACTGATGGGAGATGTGGAGAACGCCATTTGTCTGCACGCCTTCTACTACGCCATCTGGAAGCGCTTCGGGGCTCTCCCCGAGAGGTACAACTGGCAGCTCCAGGCGCCAGATGTCCTGTTCTACCCCCTGAGACCCGAGCTGGTGGAGTCTACCTATCTGCTCTACCAG GCAACCAAGAACCCCTTTTATCTGCATGTAGGAATGGATATTCTTGAAAGTATTGAGAAGTATACCAAAGTCAG GTGTGGGTATGCCACCCTCCATCATGTGGTAGACAAGTCCAAAGAGGACCGCATGGAGAGCTTCTTCCTCAGCGAGACCTGTAAATACTTGTATCTG CTGTTTGATGAGGACAACCCCTTGCACAAGTCTGAGAACAAATACATCTTCACTACGGAGGGCCATGTAGTGCCAATAGACAAGCGTTTCCGCGAGAAGCAGTGGAAGGACATGCTGCCCTGCGAGGAGGCCGTGCTTTCAGACCAGGACAGAGCCCAGCCGCCTGCCAACACCAGCAAC TGTGAAAGGATCCCTGACGAGAGACGTTACGCCCTGCCCCTGAAAAGTGTTTACATGAGACAGATCGATCAAATGGTGGGACTGCTCTGA
- the edem1 gene encoding ER degradation-enhancing alpha-mannosidase-like protein 1 isoform X2 — MQWRSLVVGLLLLRLVVSCILWLTFGLGPSWGFNFPIKFNFNLHKLELFRENDGTDAKTNTWLNQLHRNGNLHHSTCSKNTGNSPKSYLSLLEDGRDEYARKYGSFPDNLKSKMRGMAKEMFYFGYENYMKYAFPEDELNPIDCRGRGPDVLNPSNININDVLGNYSLTLIDTLDTLLVLGNVSEFHRAVKLVIDTVSFDKDSTVQVFEANIRILGGLISAHILLTDSKQPFGNVGLEDYDNELLHLAHDLAVRLLPAFENTSTGIPYPRVNLKSGVPPDSINETCTAGAGSLLVEFGILSRLIGDSTFEWVARRAVRALWSLRSNETGLLGNVVNIQTGQWVSKQSGLGAGMDSFYEYLLKSYILFGEKEDYTMFNAAYESIQNHLRRGREECNEGEGDPPLYVNVNMFNGQIMNTWIDSLQAFFPGLQVLMGDVENAICLHAFYYAIWKRFGALPERYNWQLQAPDVLFYPLRPELVESTYLLYQGAAFCNGVCSFWIPTTAECCEHCTWPELSCV, encoded by the exons ATGCAATGGAGGTCATTAGTAGTTGGTCTTCTCTTGTTAAGACTGGTTGTCAGTTGTATTCTATGGCTTACGTTTGGTTTGGGACCTAGTTGGGGGTTCAACTtcccaataaaatttaatttcaatttgcaCAAACTAGAGCTCTTCAGAGAGAACGACGGGACAGACGCCAAGACTAATACGTGGTTAAATCAATTGCATAGGAATGGAAACTTACACCACAGCACCTGCTCCAAAAACACTGGAAACTCACCTAAGTCCTATCTCAGCCTTCTGGAGGATGGCAGGGACGAGTATGCGAGGAAGTACGGTTCTTTTCCAGATAATTTGAAGTCAAAGATGAGGGGTATGGCCAAGGAGATGTTTTATTTCGGATATGAAAACTACATGAAATACGCGTTTCCAGAGGACGAGCTCAACCCCATTGACTGCCGAGGAAGAGGACCGGATGTCCTCAACCC GTCAAACATCAACATCAATGATGTCTTGGGAAACTATTCTCTGACCCTCATTGACACTCTTGACACTCTGTTG GTCCTGGGGAACGTGTCCGAGTTTCACAGAGCTGTGAAGTTGGTGATCGACACTGTGTCCTTTGACAAAGACTCCACCGTCCAAGTGTTTGAGGCAAACATAAG GATCCTGGGCGGCCTCATCTCTGCTCACATCCTCCTTACCGACTCCAAGCAGCCATTTGGAAATGTGGGCCTGGAGGATTACGACAATGAGCTCTTGCATCTGGCACATGACTTAGCCGTCCGACTACTGCCCGCCTTTGAGAACACCAGCACAGGCATCCCCTACCCCAGG GTTAACCTGAAGAGTGGTGTTCCCCCGGACAGCATTAACGAGACCTGCACGGCCGGGGCCGGCTCCTTGCTGGTGGAGTTTGGTATTCTTAGCCGTCTCATTGGAGACTCCACATTCGAATGGGTGGCCCGACGGGCTGTCAGGGCCCTGTGGAGCTTGAGGAGCAATGAGACGGGCCTGCTAG GAAATGTAGTCAACATCCAGACCGGCCAGTGGGTGAGCAAGCAGAGTGGACTAGGGGCGGGAATGGACTCCTTCTATGAGTACCTGCTCAAGTCCTACATCCTGTTTGGAGAGAAGGAAGACTACACAATGTTCAATGCTGCCTATGAGAGCATTCAGAACCATCTGAGAAGAGG GCGGGAGGAGTGTAATGAAGGGGAAGGGGATCCTCCGCTCTATGTCAACGTGAACATGTTCAACGGGCAGATCATGAACACCTGGATCGACTCTCTGCAGGCCTTCTTTCCAGGGCTTCAG GTACTGATGGGAGATGTGGAGAACGCCATTTGTCTGCACGCCTTCTACTACGCCATCTGGAAGCGCTTCGGGGCTCTCCCCGAGAGGTACAACTGGCAGCTCCAGGCGCCAGATGTCCTGTTCTACCCCCTGAGACCCGAGCTGGTGGAGTCTACCTATCTGCTCTACCAG GGTGCTGCCTTCTGTAATGGAGTCTGCTCATTTTGGATCCCAACAACTGCAGAATGTTGTGAGCACTGCACTTGGCCTGAATTATCTTGTGTGTAA